Proteins encoded together in one Yersinia mollaretii ATCC 43969 window:
- the yihX gene encoding glucose-1-phosphatase, producing the protein MLYIFDLGNVIVDIDFKRVLGVWSKLSSVPLATLSERFTMGEVFQQHERGEVSDEDFARQLSDEMGVSLSFEQFAEGWQAVFVALRPEVIAIMHKLREEGHRVVVLSNTNRLHCNHWPQHYPEVAAAADYLYLSQDLGMRKPEARIYQHVLSAENTPAEQAVFFDDVEANIVAARIEGITAIHVTDRKVIPAYFS; encoded by the coding sequence ATGCTGTATATCTTTGATCTAGGGAATGTGATTGTTGATATCGACTTTAAACGCGTGTTGGGTGTCTGGAGCAAATTAAGCAGTGTTCCGCTGGCGACACTGAGCGAGCGCTTTACGATGGGGGAGGTTTTCCAGCAGCATGAACGTGGGGAAGTCAGTGATGAAGACTTTGCTCGTCAGCTCAGTGATGAGATGGGCGTCTCCCTCAGCTTCGAGCAGTTTGCCGAAGGGTGGCAGGCCGTATTTGTCGCGCTGCGCCCAGAAGTGATCGCGATTATGCATAAATTGCGCGAAGAGGGACATCGGGTGGTGGTGCTATCCAATACCAACCGCCTGCACTGTAATCACTGGCCACAGCACTATCCTGAAGTCGCCGCTGCTGCTGACTATCTGTATCTCTCTCAAGATTTGGGGATGCGTAAACCGGAAGCCCGGATCTATCAACACGTGTTGAGCGCGGAAAATACGCCGGCGGAACAGGCTGTCTTCTTTGATGATGTTGAGGCGAATATCGTCGCGGCCAGAATCGAAGGGATTACCGCCATTCATGTTACCGACCGAAAAGTTATTCCTGCTTATTTTTCCTGA
- the fabY gene encoding fatty acid biosynthesis protein FabY produces the protein MYHLRVPTTEQELKDYYQFRWEMLRKPLHQPVGSEKDAYDAMAHHQMVVDEQGKPVAIGRLYINADNEAAIRFLAVDPSVRDKGLGTLVAMTLESVARQEGVKRVVCSAREDAVDFFAKLGFVSQGEITAPQTTPVRHFLMIKPVATMDDILHRPDWCGQLQQAWYDHIPLSEKMGVRISQYTGQRFVTTMPEAGNQNPHHTLFAGSLFSLATLTGWGLIWLLLRERHLGGTIILADAHIRYSAPVTGRPRAVAELSSLSGDLDRLARGRRARVQLDVKLFGDEDAGAVFSGTYMVLPVATGDDAVN, from the coding sequence ATGTACCACTTGCGTGTACCTACAACAGAACAAGAACTCAAAGATTATTATCAATTCCGTTGGGAGATGTTACGCAAGCCATTGCACCAACCGGTAGGGTCAGAAAAAGACGCCTATGACGCAATGGCCCATCACCAAATGGTGGTGGATGAGCAGGGGAAACCCGTCGCCATTGGTCGGCTGTATATCAATGCGGATAATGAGGCCGCGATTCGTTTTCTGGCGGTTGACCCCTCCGTCCGTGATAAAGGGCTGGGAACACTGGTGGCGATGACCTTAGAGTCGGTGGCGCGTCAGGAGGGGGTGAAGCGGGTGGTCTGTAGCGCCCGTGAAGATGCGGTCGATTTCTTTGCTAAACTGGGCTTTGTCAGCCAAGGGGAGATAACTGCCCCGCAAACTACCCCGGTACGCCACTTTTTGATGATCAAGCCAGTCGCGACCATGGATGACATTTTGCATCGTCCTGATTGGTGTGGTCAGTTGCAGCAAGCTTGGTACGACCATATCCCGCTTAGTGAAAAAATGGGCGTCCGCATTAGCCAATATACTGGCCAGCGTTTTGTCACCACCATGCCGGAGGCGGGCAATCAAAATCCTCACCACACCTTATTCGCTGGCAGTCTGTTCTCGCTGGCGACACTGACGGGCTGGGGACTCATTTGGTTATTACTGCGCGAGCGCCACTTGGGCGGCACTATTATTCTCGCCGATGCCCATATTCGTTACAGCGCCCCGGTGACGGGCAGGCCGAGAGCCGTGGCTGAACTGAGTTCTTTAAGTGGCGATCTGGACCGATTGGCCCGTGGTCGCCGCGCCAGAGTGCAGTTAGATGTAAAGTTATTCGGCGATGAAGATGCGGGTGCTGTATTTTCAGGCACTTACATGGTACTTCCGGTCGCCACCGGGGATGATGCCGTCAACTAA
- a CDS encoding virulence factor BrkB family protein has product MAKFLHFRLATCLKPCVTFGRMLYTRIDKDGLTMLSGHLAYVSLLSLVPLITVVFALFAAFPMFADISIKLKAFIFSNFMPATGDIIQNYLEQFVANSNRMTVVGTCGLIVTALLLIYSVDSVLNQIWRSKTQRSLVFSFAVYWMVLTLGPILVGASMVISSYLLSLQWLATAQVDSMIDEILRLFPLLISWVSFWLLYSVVPTVRVPARDALIGAFVAALLFELGKKGFTMYITLFPSYQLIYGVLAVIPILFLWVYWSWCIVLLGAEITVTLGEYRALRHKPNTEESQSQEM; this is encoded by the coding sequence ATGGCAAAATTTCTGCATTTTCGCTTAGCTACCTGCCTAAAACCCTGTGTCACCTTTGGGCGAATGCTTTATACCCGAATCGATAAAGACGGGTTAACTATGCTATCCGGGCATTTGGCCTATGTATCATTGCTTTCGCTGGTGCCACTCATCACGGTGGTTTTTGCTCTGTTCGCGGCTTTCCCGATGTTTGCCGATATCAGCATAAAATTGAAAGCCTTCATCTTCTCCAATTTTATGCCTGCGACGGGCGACATCATCCAAAACTATCTGGAGCAGTTTGTCGCGAACTCCAACCGCATGACGGTCGTCGGCACCTGCGGTTTGATTGTGACCGCACTCCTGCTGATCTACTCGGTGGACAGTGTGCTTAACCAGATATGGCGCAGCAAGACTCAGCGCTCACTGGTATTTTCATTTGCGGTCTACTGGATGGTATTGACGCTGGGGCCAATTCTGGTGGGGGCCAGCATGGTGATCAGTTCCTATCTGCTGTCGCTGCAATGGCTGGCAACGGCCCAAGTTGACAGCATGATCGATGAGATATTGCGGCTATTCCCACTGTTGATCTCTTGGGTCTCATTTTGGTTATTGTACAGTGTGGTGCCCACCGTGCGGGTGCCCGCCCGAGACGCGCTGATCGGCGCATTCGTCGCGGCACTGCTCTTCGAGTTAGGCAAGAAAGGGTTCACGATGTATATCACGCTGTTCCCCTCTTACCAGTTGATTTACGGGGTGCTGGCCGTCATCCCCATACTCTTCCTCTGGGTTTATTGGAGCTGGTGCATCGTGTTACTGGGGGCAGAAATTACCGTCACCTTGGGCGAGTATCGCGCACTGCGCCATAAACCGAATACGGAAGAGAGCCAGAGTCAGGAGATGTAA
- the dtd gene encoding D-aminoacyl-tRNA deacylase — MIALIQRALSANVVVDGRVVGDIGPGLLILLGVEQEDTEQKAQRLCDRVLGYRIFGDESGKMNLNVQQAGGSVLVVSQFTLVADTQKGMRPGFSRGAEPAEAERLYHYFVAQCRERGVKTETGLFAADMKVSLVNDGPVTFWLQV, encoded by the coding sequence ATGATTGCGTTGATTCAACGGGCGCTCAGCGCCAATGTCGTGGTAGATGGGCGTGTGGTTGGGGATATTGGCCCCGGATTATTGATCTTACTCGGCGTCGAACAAGAGGACACCGAGCAAAAAGCGCAGCGCTTATGCGATCGGGTTCTGGGGTATCGCATTTTTGGCGACGAGAGCGGCAAAATGAACCTCAATGTCCAGCAAGCGGGCGGCAGCGTGCTGGTGGTTTCGCAATTTACCCTGGTGGCGGATACCCAAAAGGGCATGAGACCGGGCTTTTCCCGTGGTGCCGAACCCGCAGAAGCTGAACGGCTATATCACTATTTTGTTGCTCAGTGCCGCGAGCGTGGTGTAAAAACTGAAACGGGATTATTTGCCGCTGATATGAAAGTCAGTCTGGTCAATGATGGTCCAGTGACTTTCTGGTTACAAGTCTAG